The following proteins come from a genomic window of Pseudomonas sp. MAG733B:
- the phaC gene encoding class II poly(R)-hydroxyalkanoic acid synthase: protein MSKQNNDDLKYQASENTLGLNPVVGLRGKDLLASARMVLRQAIRQPVHSAKHVAHFGLELKNVLFGKSELQPTSDDRRFADPAWSQNPLYKRYLQTYLAWRKELHEWIDDSNLGPKDVARGHFVINLMTEAFAPTNTAANPAAVKRFFETGGKSLLDGLSHLAKDMVHNGGMPSQVNMGAFEVGKSLGVTEGAVVFRNDVLELIQYKPITEQVHERPLLVVPPQINKFYVFDLSPDKSLARFCLRNNVQTFIVSWRNPTKEQREWGLSTYIEALKEAVDVVLAITGSKDVNMLGACSGGITCTALLGHYAAIGENKVNALTLLVSVLDTTLDSDVALFVDEQTLETAKRHSYQAGVLEGRDMAKVFAWMRPNDLIWNYWVNNYLLGNEPPVFDILFWNNDTTRLPAAFHGDLIEMFKNNPLIRSNALEVCGTPIDLKQVTADIFSLAGTNDHITPWKSCYKSAQLFGGNVEFVLSSSGHIQSILNPPGNPKSRYMTSTEKMATSAEEWQENSTKHTDSWWLHWQAWQAQRSGELKKAPAKLGNKAYPAGEAAPGTYVHER, encoded by the coding sequence TGGGCTGCGTGGAAAGGATCTACTGGCTTCTGCTCGCATGGTACTCAGGCAGGCCATCAGGCAACCGGTGCACAGCGCGAAGCATGTTGCGCATTTCGGCCTTGAACTCAAGAACGTGCTGTTCGGCAAATCCGAGCTGCAACCGACCAGCGATGACCGTCGCTTCGCGGATCCGGCCTGGAGCCAGAACCCGCTCTACAAACGTTATCTGCAAACCTATCTGGCGTGGCGCAAGGAACTCCACGAATGGATCGACGACAGTAACCTTGGGCCAAAGGATGTCGCCCGCGGGCACTTCGTGATCAACCTGATGACCGAAGCCTTCGCCCCGACCAACACGGCGGCCAACCCGGCGGCAGTCAAACGCTTTTTCGAAACCGGCGGCAAAAGCCTGCTCGACGGTCTCTCGCATCTCGCCAAGGACATGGTGCACAACGGCGGCATGCCGAGCCAGGTCAACATGGGCGCGTTCGAGGTCGGCAAGAGCCTGGGCGTGACCGAAGGCGCGGTGGTGTTCCGCAACGATGTGCTGGAACTGATCCAGTACAAACCGATCACCGAGCAGGTCCACGAGCGTCCGCTGCTGGTGGTGCCGCCGCAGATCAACAAGTTCTACGTCTTCGACCTGAGCCCGGACAAGAGCCTGGCGCGGTTCTGCCTGCGCAACAATGTGCAGACTTTCATCGTCAGCTGGCGCAACCCGACCAAGGAACAGCGCGAGTGGGGCCTGTCGACTTACATCGAGGCGCTCAAGGAAGCGGTCGACGTGGTCTTAGCCATCACCGGCAGCAAAGACGTGAACATGCTCGGCGCCTGCTCCGGCGGCATCACCTGCACCGCGCTGCTGGGCCACTACGCCGCGATCGGCGAGAACAAGGTCAATGCCCTCACCCTGCTGGTCAGCGTGCTGGACACCACCCTGGACAGCGACGTAGCCCTGTTCGTCGACGAGCAGACCCTTGAGACCGCCAAGCGTCATTCGTACCAGGCCGGCGTGCTGGAAGGCCGCGACATGGCGAAAGTCTTCGCCTGGATGCGCCCCAACGACCTGATCTGGAACTACTGGGTCAACAACTACCTGCTGGGCAACGAGCCGCCGGTGTTCGACATCCTGTTCTGGAACAACGACACCACACGACTGCCGGCAGCGTTCCACGGCGATCTGATCGAGATGTTCAAAAACAATCCACTGATCCGCTCGAATGCACTGGAAGTGTGCGGCACGCCGATTGACCTCAAGCAGGTGACTGCCGACATCTTTTCCCTGGCCGGCACCAACGACCACATCACCCCGTGGAAGTCCTGCTACAAGTCGGCGCAACTGTTCGGTGGCAACGTTGAATTCGTGCTGTCCAGCAGCGGGCATATCCAGAGCATCCTGAACCCGCCGGGCAACCCGAAATCCCGTTACATGACCAGCACTGAAAAAATGGCGACCAGTGCCGAGGAGTGGCAAGAGAACTCCACCAAGCACACCGATTCCTGGTGGCTGCACTGGCAGGCCTGGCAGGCCCAGCGTTCCGGCGAGCTGAAGAAGGCCCCGGCGAAACTGGGCAACAAGGCATATCCGGCGGGCGAAGCAGCGCCGGGCACGTATGTACATGAGCGGTAA